A portion of the Saimiri boliviensis isolate mSaiBol1 chromosome 1, mSaiBol1.pri, whole genome shotgun sequence genome contains these proteins:
- the LOC141580438 gene encoding tubulin beta-8 chain-like: MASHWFYPMVEPNYKQEGEESQLILTNEARSSRTAWVLSGVTTCLRFPGQLNADLRKLAVNMVPFPRLHFFMPSFAPQTSQGSQQYRALTVAELTQQLFDATNMMAACDPRHGRYLTVAAIFRGRMSMREVDEQMFNIQNKNSSYFAEWLPHNVKTAVCDIPPRGLKMSATFIGNNTAIQELFKRISEQFTAMFRRKAFLHWYRGEGMDEMEFTEAESNLNDLVSEYQQYQDASAEEEEFEECAEEEEVA, from the exons ATGGCATCACATTGGTTCTACCCAATGGTTGAACCCAACTACAagcaggaaggggaagagagtCAACTGATACT CACtaatgaggccaggagttcgagaacagcttgGGTTCTCTCTGGAGTCACCACGTGCCTGCGCTTCCCAGGCCAGCTGAATGCCGACCTGCGGAAGCTGGCCGTGAACATGGTTCCATTTCCCCGGCTGCACTTCTTCATGCCCAGCTTTGCCCCGcagaccagccagggcagccaGCAGTACCGGGCCCTGACCGTGGCTGAGCTCACTCAGCAGCTCTTTGATGCTACGAATATGATGGCCGCCTGTGACCCCCGTCACGGCCGCTACCTAACCGTGGCTGCCATTTTTAGAGGTCGCATGTCCATGAGGGAGGTAGATGAGCAAATGTTCAACATTCAAAACAAGAACAGCAGCTACTTTGCTGAATGGCTCCCTCACAACGTGAAAACAGCCGTCTGTGACATCCCACCCCGGGGGCTAAAAATGTCGGCCACCTTTATTGGTAACAACACAGCGATCCAAGAGCTCTTCAAACGCATCTCTGAACAGTTTACAGCTATGTTCAGGCGCAAGGCCTTCCTGCACTGGTACAGGGGCGAGGGCATGGATGAGATGGAGTTCACTGAGGCTGAGAGCAACCTTAATGACCTGGTGTCAGAATACCAGCAATACCAAGACGCctcagctgaggaggaggagtttgaggagtgtgcggaggaggaggaggtagcctag
- the RPL37 gene encoding large ribosomal subunit protein eL37 — translation MTKGTSSFGKRRNKTHTLCRRCGSKAYHLQKSTCGKCGYPAKRKRKYNWSAKAKRRNTTGTGRMRHLKIVYRRFRHGFREGTTPKPKRAAVAASSSS, via the exons ATG ACGAAGGGAACGTCATCGTTTGGGAAGCGTCGTAATAAGACGCACACGTTGTGCCGCCGCTGTGGCTCTAAGGCCTACCACCTTCAGAAGTCGACCTGCGGCAAATGTGGCTACCCCGCCAAGCGCAAGAGAAAGT ATAACTGGAGTGCCAAGGCTAAAAGACGAAATACCACCGGCACTGGTCGAATGAGGCATCTAAAAATTGTATATCGCAGATTCAG GCATGGATTCCGTGAAGGAACAACACCTAAACCCAAGAGGGCAGCTGTTGCGGCATCCAGTTCCTCTTAA